DNA sequence from the Thermococcus gammatolerans EJ3 genome:
TATGCTCCTTGTTCATGAGAAGCCAACTGGGAATTGAACCAACGTAAAAACCTACAATATTCTCTAATGCGTTATTGGCCCAGAGGAAAACCTCGGCCGGGAACTCAAATGTATCATGAAAGTTGCTTGAGGATACAACGTCTCTGCTATTATGCTCTATAATGATTGTGTAGTCTTCAGCGGGAACTCCGTCAACGCTCTTCAGGTAGAGCTTTCCCGTTCCATTGCCCTCCAGCCTGCAAATGACTTTATCTGCGGGGGCTTTGGAGGGACATTCCAGTGTTGCACCTGCAACGAGCGGAATGAGCATGAGGAGCAGGATTACCACTACGAAGGGGCTTCGTCTCACCCAACCACCGCTCAGAATAAGACACGGGGCTTATAAGTGTTTCTCCTTGAGGGTGTAAAGAAAAGTAACTTTAGAACAGAAGAAAGGCATCAGAGCGTGTAGTCCAGAACCTTCTTTGCCTCCTCGATATGCTCCGGGTAGACGTTCTTAATCTCCGGGTGGAGCGCCTTGATGACCCTTCCTATGAGCACGAAGAGGGTTCCTGCGATAATCGGGAGCTCGTTGACGACGTCCTCCTCGAGCGGGATGTCTCCGGGTATCTTCTTCAGCAGGAACTTCCTGATTGGCTCGATCTGGACTTTCTCGTCCTCGATGACCGCCCTGAAGAGGTTCAGGCTGTTCTTGAAGCCCTTGGTAATCGGTATGTGACGCATCTTTATCGTATCCGAGCGCTCGGCTTTGGCGTTCTCGTAGGCGACCTCGAAGAGATCTGCCAGCTTCTTTTCGACTATCTCCATCATCTCCTCGGCCCTCGGCTTGATGACCGCGAGCTCGCAGGTCCTCTCCAGGATCTTCTGGAGCTGCGGGTAGGGTATTATCATCTCGGCCATCTCTCATCACCTCCGTGTTCTTGCCGATGAATTTTAGTAACCCAGAGTATATAAAACTTTCGGGGGCGGGAGATTTTTAAAGAGAATCCTTTAGTTCGCACTATGCTCGGCTTAATCCTCGCGTTTCCCGAAAAGCGGTGGGAAAACTACACCCTGCCCGTGAAAGGAGAGCCCATCGTCAGGCTCACGGAGAGGAGGCTCTTAACCGCCAAAAGAATAAACAAAACGCTTACAATCGTCAGAAAGGACAAGCTGAAGACTTACTCGCTCCACGTTTCAAACCCTGTCCCCGTGACTGCAAGAAACAAGATGGAGGCGCTCCTCAGGGCACTTCCTGACGAGCCTTTTTTCCTTGTCGAAGGCAACATGCCCCTTATAATGCCCTTCTTCGTGAACTATCTCGTCGGTCTCTTCTACGAGGACGAGCCCGAGGCGCTAATCCCCGTCTGGAGCGATGGAAGTGCTGAGGTATTCCACGCGGTTTACGAGGCAGATGCGCTGAGAGAGGCAATAGAATCGGCAATGGCAGAGGGATACAGGAGCTTTTCAAGGATTACAGAGTTCCTTGATTACGAGTCAGTTTCGATTGAAGAGCTGGCAAGGAGGAACCCCAAGGTAACGCTGAGCTTCTTCAGGGTGAGGAGTGGCTTCGACGCGAAGTTTGCAGATGAATCGCTTAGGTCTGGAGTTTAGCAACCATAACGTTTAAGGGCCCTCCGCTGGAGTTTCCCCGGTGGTTGAGTTGAAGGGTGCGTACCTCGCGGCGATAACGCTCATGCTGCTCTTCTCTACCTTAGCCGGTGCCTCCGACTACTGGGTGGGCTTCTACGGCACGACCGGCTACGATGAGCTCAGGGCCGTTTCCATAATGCCGAACGGGGACATCGTGGCCGCTGGAAAGGCTTCTTTTAACGGTACAACCGCTCCCTGGGTGATACGGCTCGACCGTTACGGGAGGGTTCTGTGGTCGAAGTACTACACGATCCCGGGCGTGGAGGCCGATGTGAGGGCTCTTGCCATCGATAACAACGGTAACATCATAGCGGTTGGATCCGTCAGGAGGAAAGCAGGTGAAACGCTGACCTCTGACCTTCTCGTCATGAAGCTCGACGGAGACGGAAACGTCCTTTGGGCGAGGGATTACGATGCAGGATCGCTTGAAGTTGCCAGTTCGATTGTGATTGACGGCAACGCCATCTTTGTGGGTGGCTACGCAACGCCCGAAAGCCCGGAGGTCTGGGTTCTCCGCTTGAACCCCTACGGTGATGTCGTCTGGGGGAAAGTTTATCCTGCAGTTTACCCAACTTTCAAGCCGTTCCTCGCCCTCAACGGAAGTGCACTTTTGGCCCTAGGCCTGCTCGGATCGGGAAGTCCCGTTTTGATGAGGCTTAACCCCCTCAGCGGGGGGGTGATAGAGGCCACAGGGTGCTCAAACTTCCCTGTTTCGTCGCCCGTTCTTGCGGTTGGGGGGAATCACTCCTCAATACTGAACGGTAACGGGACTTGTTTGGCTGTTCTCCTGCCCTCGGGGGAATGGAGCTGCTACAACCCCGGCTTCGGAGGCGTTGACGTTGTCGGGGCGGGCTACTCAGATGATGGGACCCTCTACGCCCTGAGCGTTGCGAAGCCTTGGCCCGGGATCAACTTCTACGTTCTGGGCCTCAGGGGGGAATCCATCAAAGTGAGCAGGGCCTATCGGCTGAGCGATCTCGACATTCCAAGAGGGATGGAGGTTTCCCAGGATTCCCTGCTCATAGTCGGTTCAAGCGAACGCTTCTCCCGGGCCGTTAAAACAGAGGGCTTCGTCGCCAAGCTGCCGCTCAACGGCGCCATTGGAAGTTACGGATCGAAGGATGCGGATCCATCAATTTTCACCGGGAGTTCCAGGGTTGAGGGGGTAGATATCTCGTCTAGAACGCTCCTGCCGAAGGTTTTCACGCTTGAAGTCAGGGTCGGAGACATCAAACCCGTTGGATTCCTGAGGATTGAAGTTGGGATAGACGAGCCTGTTAAGCTCTACATTGACGGCGAGTTCAGGGCCCTCTTGGGCCGGGAGGGCGTTTTGGTTCTCACTCCGGGGACACACGTGGTCAAGCTAACCGCCGATGGTTATTGGGACTACGAGGCGACGGTTTCGATATGGGATGGAATGGAGACTGTTCTCAAGGCCGAACTCAAGAGAAAGGCGGAGCACGGCATCCTACTCGTCAATTCAAGCCCCTCCCACGCGGCCGTTTACCTCAACGGCACTCTCGTTGGGTGGACCCCCTTAGCGCTGAACCTGAGCCCGGGGGAGTACATGGTGGAAGTAACGAAGGACGGGTACAGGACGTACAGGATGAAGGTGAAGGTAATCCCCGGTGAGAGGAAAGTCCTCTCGGCGGAGCTTGAAAGGATTCAAGTTTCGACGACCTCAACAACGAGCACGACCACAACAACCACGATATCAACGAGTTTCTCGACGACTTCTAGTTCAGCAATTACGACCACAACAACCGGCTCATCAGCGGAGCCAAGATCCTCAACGACCAGGAAGAAAGGGGGCCTCTGCGGGCCGGCTGCAGTCGTTGTTCTCTCGGTTTTCCCACTCGTGCTGATGAGGGGATTTAGGAGGGGAACCCGGTAGAAACTCTTTTAACGAGGGGCAGTTTATGTAACCCAAGCGTAAGAGGGCAAAGGTGAGACCATGTGTGGGATCATTGGCTACATAGGTGATAGAAAGGCCTGTGAGGTCATAGTCAGGGGGCTGAAGAGGCTCGAGTACAGGGGCTACGATTCGGCCGGTGTCGTTACCGCCCAGGGGAATGAGATAGAAGTCAGGAAAGGCGCCGGCAGGATAGACGAGCTGGCCCAAAGGCTCGGCTTTCTTGAGATGGAGGGCAACAGGGGAGTCGGCCACACCCGCTGGGCGACCCACGGTGTTCCGAACGACATCAACGCTCACCCCCACACGGACTGCAGCGGCAAGATAGCGCTCGTCCACAACGGCATCATCGAGAACTTCGCCGAGCTGAAGGAAGAGCTCCTGAAAAAGGGGCACGTCTTCACGAGCGACACCGACACGGAGGTCATCGCCCATCTTATAGAGGAGGAGCTGAAATCGGCCGAGAATTTTGAGGAAGCCCTTCGGAGGGCCCTTAAGCGGCTCAGGGGTTCTTTTGCCCTGGGTATAATTTACGCGGACGAACCGGACAGGATATACGTCGTCAGGAACGAGAGCCCCCTCGTGATCGGAGTCGGGAACGGGGAGAACTTCGCGGCAAGCGACGTTCCGGCTTTTCTCGAGTACACTAACAGAGTGGTTTTCCTCGACGACGGCGAGTACGCGATCCTCAAGAAGGATTCGTACGTGGTTAAGAGACTTGACACAGGTGAGATCGTTGAAAAGCCGGTCCACGAGATAGAATGGACGCTGGAAATGGCTGAAAAGGCAGGCTATCCCCACTTCATGCTCAAGGAGATCTACGAGCAGCCGAGGGCCATTAGGGACGCGATACACGGCAACAGGGAGGTAATAGGTACGGTTGCCGAGGAGATAGCGAACTACGAGAGGATAATCTTCGTTGCAATGGGGACGTCTTATCACGCGGCCCTCGTTGGCAAGTACCTGTTCCAGAGGCTCGTCAAGAGGGTTCCAATAGTCGAGGAGGCGAGCGAGTTCCGCTACGAGTTCGAGGATCTGGTGGATGAGAATACCCTCCTGATAGCGATAACCCAGAGCGGAGAAACGGCCGACACGCTCGCGGCGATGAGGCTTGCCAAGAGGAAGGGGGCAAAGGTGCTGGCGATAGTGAACGTCGTTGGAAGTATGGCCACGAGGATAGCGGATCTGACCCTCTACACCCATGCCGGGCCGGAGATAGGGGTCGCGGCAACGAAAACCTATACCACCCAGCTCACGGTTTTAACGATGCTCGCAATGGAGCTCGCCAGAAAGCTCGGAACCATTGAAAGGGATTACCTCAACAGGCTTGAGGAAGACCTTCAGAGGGTTCCGGAGCTCGTTGAGAGGGTTTTATCCCACGATGAAAGCCTGAGGGAGCTGGCCGAATCCCTCGTGGGGAAGAGGGATTTCTTCTACATAGGCAGGGGCATAGGCTTTCCAACTGCTCTGGAGGGTGCCCTAAAGCTCAAGGAAATCAGCTACATCCACGCCGAGGGTCTCTCCGCTGGAGAGTTAAAACACGGCCCTCTGGCACTCCTCGAGGAGGGCGTTCCCGTCGTCGCGATAGCACCGAGCGGAAAGACCTTCTCCAAGATGGTTAGCAACATCGAGGAGGCCAAGGCTAGGGGTGCCCTTATAATAACGCTTTCCGACAGGAAGGAGGCGGAGAAGTTCTCGGACGTTTTGATCGAGATGCCCCCCCTTGACGAACTGCTCACGCCGATAACCTATGTTGTTCCCCTCCAGCTCCTCGCGTACCACCTGGCAGTCCTGAGGGGTAACGACCCCGATAAACCGAGAAATCTTGCCAAATCCGTTACCGTTGAATGAGGTGATCGAGATGGTTAAGAGCAAGGTAAAGAAAAAGGGAAAGGAGAAAGTCAAGAAGTCGACGGGGACTCGCAAAGAGCCAGAGAGCCTCAAGAAGATGGCCTCTGTTTATCCCAAGCTGAAAACCTACGGTCTGGCGATAATCACGCTGATAATCGCTTACTACGGCTATCTCATCAGGATGAAGACGGCGAAGCTCAAGTACTTCATAGATCCCGATACGTTCTACCACTTCGAGATCTTTAGAGAGGCCGTTAAGCACGGTATACCGAGCTACTTCTCCCGTGCGAATCCCCCGACTGGCATAAAGCTGGGCGGATCGCTCGGCCTCTACGTCATCCCCGCCAAGGTTTACAGCTTAATCTTCAGCCACCTCGGCTACACCGAGCTTGAGTTCTTTAAGATGTGGACACCGCTCGTTGGGGCTGTAACGATAGTCGGGGTTTATCTCTTGGGCAGAAAACTCCACTCGGACTGGGCAGGATTTTGGGCGGCGGCTTTCCTGGCATTCTCCTACGCCAACTACTCCAAGACCTACTCCGGAAACGCCAGGGGTGAGGCACCGTTCCTCATGTTCTTCGTCTTCGCCCTGGTCGCGATGGCCTACTACCTCGACGAGAAGGCCGAGTGGAAGGACCTCTCGAAGTCCTGGAGGAAGATCCTCTGGGGAGCCCTATTCGTGATCCTCAGCTGGCTCTTCATGATGAGCTGGCAGGGAAGCGAGTTCGGAATCGGTGTACTGCTGCTCTTCATGGCTCTGTATCCAGTACTCCTCTTCGTCTTCGGAAAGATGCAGGAGCTCAAGCGCTTTGTCTACGATTTCTATCCGGTGATGCTGATTGTTCTCTTAGGTGCACTTCCGCTGACCGGAATTCCCCTCATAGGATACAGGTCCTTCCTCGTGTTCGCGCTTGAAGTTTATCTTGCGATAGCAGCACTCACCGCCATAATGCTATTCGGGGAAAAGATCGGTCTCAACTACTCCGACAAAAAGCACAGGTTCGGAACTGTTCTGGCCGTTGGTGTTTTGGGCTTCGCTGGCGCGTACCTCTACTTCGGCCCTGACCTCTGGAAGTTCCTCGCTGGGGCCTACCAGTCAAACCCCCTATACCAGACCGTCGCTGAGCTGGCCAAGCCTGACTGGGCGTACATAAAGAACGTCTTCAGCATACACTACGTCAGAGGGGCGGGTCAGGATGGGATGCTCTACGTGTTCTCGATCGTTGGCTTCATGATACTCCTCAGCAGGATTTCCTG
Encoded proteins:
- a CDS encoding DUF1931 family protein, producing MAEMIIPYPQLQKILERTCELAVIKPRAEEMMEIVEKKLADLFEVAYENAKAERSDTIKMRHIPITKGFKNSLNLFRAVIEDEKVQIEPIRKFLLKKIPGDIPLEEDVVNELPIIAGTLFVLIGRVIKALHPEIKNVYPEHIEEAKKVLDYTL
- the glmS gene encoding glutamine--fructose-6-phosphate transaminase (isomerizing), whose product is MCGIIGYIGDRKACEVIVRGLKRLEYRGYDSAGVVTAQGNEIEVRKGAGRIDELAQRLGFLEMEGNRGVGHTRWATHGVPNDINAHPHTDCSGKIALVHNGIIENFAELKEELLKKGHVFTSDTDTEVIAHLIEEELKSAENFEEALRRALKRLRGSFALGIIYADEPDRIYVVRNESPLVIGVGNGENFAASDVPAFLEYTNRVVFLDDGEYAILKKDSYVVKRLDTGEIVEKPVHEIEWTLEMAEKAGYPHFMLKEIYEQPRAIRDAIHGNREVIGTVAEEIANYERIIFVAMGTSYHAALVGKYLFQRLVKRVPIVEEASEFRYEFEDLVDENTLLIAITQSGETADTLAAMRLAKRKGAKVLAIVNVVGSMATRIADLTLYTHAGPEIGVAATKTYTTQLTVLTMLAMELARKLGTIERDYLNRLEEDLQRVPELVERVLSHDESLRELAESLVGKRDFFYIGRGIGFPTALEGALKLKEISYIHAEGLSAGELKHGPLALLEEGVPVVAIAPSGKTFSKMVSNIEEAKARGALIITLSDRKEAEKFSDVLIEMPPLDELLTPITYVVPLQLLAYHLAVLRGNDPDKPRNLAKSVTVE
- a CDS encoding PEGA domain-containing protein; translation: MVELKGAYLAAITLMLLFSTLAGASDYWVGFYGTTGYDELRAVSIMPNGDIVAAGKASFNGTTAPWVIRLDRYGRVLWSKYYTIPGVEADVRALAIDNNGNIIAVGSVRRKAGETLTSDLLVMKLDGDGNVLWARDYDAGSLEVASSIVIDGNAIFVGGYATPESPEVWVLRLNPYGDVVWGKVYPAVYPTFKPFLALNGSALLALGLLGSGSPVLMRLNPLSGGVIEATGCSNFPVSSPVLAVGGNHSSILNGNGTCLAVLLPSGEWSCYNPGFGGVDVVGAGYSDDGTLYALSVAKPWPGINFYVLGLRGESIKVSRAYRLSDLDIPRGMEVSQDSLLIVGSSERFSRAVKTEGFVAKLPLNGAIGSYGSKDADPSIFTGSSRVEGVDISSRTLLPKVFTLEVRVGDIKPVGFLRIEVGIDEPVKLYIDGEFRALLGREGVLVLTPGTHVVKLTADGYWDYEATVSIWDGMETVLKAELKRKAEHGILLVNSSPSHAAVYLNGTLVGWTPLALNLSPGEYMVEVTKDGYRTYRMKVKVIPGERKVLSAELERIQVSTTSTTSTTTTTTISTSFSTTSSSAITTTTTGSSAEPRSSTTRKKGGLCGPAAVVVLSVFPLVLMRGFRRGTR
- a CDS encoding molybdopterin-guanine dinucleotide biosynthesis protein A (mobA) — its product is MLGLILAFPEKRWENYTLPVKGEPIVRLTERRLLTAKRINKTLTIVRKDKLKTYSLHVSNPVPVTARNKMEALLRALPDEPFFLVEGNMPLIMPFFVNYLVGLFYEDEPEALIPVWSDGSAEVFHAVYEADALREAIESAMAEGYRSFSRITEFLDYESVSIEELARRNPKVTLSFFRVRSGFDAKFADESLRSGV